The following proteins are co-located in the Imtechella halotolerans genome:
- the metH gene encoding methionine synthase, whose translation MKEQERYLKLSGLEPLVVTSQTNFVNVGERTNVTGSRKFLRLIKEDKYEEALEVARAQVEGGAQIIDINMDEGMLDGEKAMVRFLNLIAAEPDIARVPIMIDSSKWEIIEAGLRVVQGKSVVNSISLKEGEAKFIEQAKQIKRYGAAVIVMAFDEEGQADTLNRRIEICERSYRVLVEKVQFPPEDIIFDPNIFPVATGMEEHRRNALDFFLATKWIRENLPYAHVSGGVSNVSFSFRGNDTVREAINAAFLFHAIGHGMTMGIVNPEMLEVYDEIDKELLVYVEDVLLDRREDATERLLEYAESVKGEGKVNEKQAQQWRSASLQERLTHALVKGIDEFIEIDVEEARQQVDKPIEVIENHLMNGMNVVGDLFGSGKMFLPQVVKSARVMKKAVAYLLPYIEASKSGASRSAGKVLMATVKGDVHDIGKNIVAVVLACNNFEIIDLGVMVPPEKIIETAQRENVDIIGLSGLITPSLDEMVYLTKELDRLQIKIPVMIGGATTSRAHTAVKIAPEYKETVVHVNDASRAVTVASNLLQPDTKATYAQSLKAEYDKLREGYLNRSRDKKYHSIGDARENKFRIDWKNYQPVKPSKIGVEKVEVELSELVPYIDWTPFFQSWQLFGKYPAILEDEIVGNQAISLFEDAQKMLRTIIEEKWFTAKGVVGLFQANQVDYDDIVLKDSQGKRLGKFLTLRQQSQKTAGAPNIALADFIAPEGSGIKDYMGCFCVTTGFGVDEKSEGYASQMDDYNAIMVKALGDRLAEAFAEYLHLKVRKEYWGYAAKEELSNESLIKEVYQGIRPAPGYPACPDHLEKKTIWELLDVENRIGVTLTESLAMWPASSVSGYYFAHPDSKYFGLGKIKMDQVSDYANRRGITDEEAAKWLGPNLAIE comes from the coding sequence ATGAAAGAACAAGAACGATATTTAAAACTCTCAGGGCTTGAACCATTAGTTGTTACTTCACAAACTAACTTTGTGAATGTAGGTGAAAGGACTAATGTAACAGGATCTAGAAAGTTTTTAAGGCTTATCAAGGAAGATAAATATGAAGAGGCACTTGAAGTAGCAAGGGCTCAAGTGGAAGGAGGAGCCCAGATTATAGATATCAACATGGATGAAGGAATGCTTGATGGCGAAAAAGCGATGGTGAGGTTCCTGAATTTAATTGCTGCTGAACCTGATATTGCACGTGTACCTATTATGATAGATAGTTCTAAATGGGAGATTATAGAAGCAGGGTTACGAGTAGTACAGGGTAAGAGTGTAGTAAACTCTATTAGTTTAAAAGAAGGTGAAGCCAAATTTATTGAGCAGGCCAAGCAAATTAAACGTTATGGTGCTGCGGTAATTGTTATGGCATTTGATGAAGAAGGGCAGGCTGATACATTAAATAGAAGAATAGAAATATGTGAACGTTCCTATCGGGTTTTAGTGGAAAAAGTACAATTTCCTCCAGAAGACATTATTTTTGATCCGAATATTTTCCCTGTTGCCACCGGTATGGAAGAACATCGCCGAAATGCTTTAGATTTCTTTTTAGCGACAAAATGGATACGAGAAAATCTGCCATATGCACACGTTAGTGGTGGTGTTAGTAATGTTTCTTTTTCCTTTAGAGGTAATGACACTGTCCGTGAGGCTATTAACGCTGCTTTTTTATTTCATGCCATTGGCCATGGAATGACAATGGGAATTGTAAATCCAGAAATGTTAGAGGTTTATGATGAAATTGATAAAGAGCTATTGGTATATGTTGAGGATGTATTGCTTGATAGAAGAGAGGATGCTACGGAACGTTTACTGGAGTATGCTGAAAGTGTTAAAGGAGAAGGTAAGGTCAATGAAAAGCAAGCACAACAGTGGCGTAGTGCTAGTCTACAAGAACGTTTAACACATGCGTTAGTTAAAGGGATAGATGAGTTTATTGAAATCGATGTTGAAGAAGCTCGTCAGCAAGTAGATAAACCTATTGAGGTTATAGAAAATCACTTGATGAATGGTATGAACGTTGTTGGGGACTTATTTGGAAGTGGGAAAATGTTTTTACCTCAGGTGGTAAAATCTGCTAGAGTAATGAAAAAAGCTGTAGCTTATCTTCTACCATATATAGAAGCCAGTAAATCTGGTGCCTCAAGATCCGCTGGAAAGGTATTAATGGCTACTGTGAAGGGCGATGTTCATGATATTGGGAAAAATATTGTGGCTGTTGTTCTTGCTTGTAATAATTTCGAAATTATTGATTTGGGAGTTATGGTACCACCAGAGAAAATCATTGAAACAGCGCAAAGAGAAAACGTAGATATTATTGGGCTTAGCGGACTTATTACTCCTTCACTGGATGAAATGGTTTATTTGACTAAAGAGTTAGATCGTCTACAAATTAAAATTCCGGTAATGATTGGTGGAGCTACTACTTCAAGGGCTCACACTGCTGTGAAAATTGCACCTGAATACAAAGAAACGGTAGTACATGTGAATGATGCATCTAGAGCGGTAACAGTGGCTAGTAATTTGCTTCAACCGGATACAAAGGCAACATATGCACAATCCTTAAAAGCTGAATATGATAAACTTAGGGAAGGGTATTTAAATCGCAGTAGAGATAAAAAATATCATAGCATAGGAGATGCTCGTGAAAATAAATTTAGAATTGATTGGAAAAATTATCAACCCGTAAAACCTAGTAAAATTGGAGTTGAGAAAGTGGAGGTTGAATTGTCTGAATTGGTTCCTTATATAGATTGGACTCCATTTTTTCAGTCATGGCAATTGTTTGGTAAATATCCCGCAATATTAGAGGATGAAATTGTAGGTAACCAGGCGATCTCCCTTTTTGAAGATGCACAAAAAATGCTCCGAACCATTATTGAAGAAAAGTGGTTTACAGCAAAAGGTGTTGTGGGGCTTTTTCAAGCTAATCAAGTAGATTATGATGATATCGTGCTTAAAGATTCACAAGGGAAAAGGTTGGGTAAATTTTTGACACTACGTCAACAGTCACAAAAAACTGCAGGAGCTCCTAATATTGCCCTAGCAGATTTTATTGCACCTGAAGGGTCTGGGATTAAGGATTATATGGGGTGTTTTTGTGTCACAACAGGATTTGGGGTTGATGAAAAATCAGAAGGTTATGCCAGCCAAATGGATGATTATAATGCAATTATGGTAAAGGCACTTGGTGATCGATTGGCAGAAGCTTTTGCGGAATATTTGCATCTAAAGGTGCGAAAAGAATATTGGGGATATGCTGCTAAAGAAGAACTTAGTAATGAGTCTCTAATTAAGGAGGTGTATCAAGGAATACGACCGGCTCCTGGTTATCCGGCCTGTCCAGACCATTTGGAGAAAAAAACAATATGGGAACTTTTAGATGTAGAAAATCGTATAGGAGTTACTTTAACAGAGAGTTTAGCTATGTGGCCAGCCTCTTCTGTTTCTGGATATTATTTTGCTCATCCGGATAGTAAATACTTTGGTTTGGGTAAAATAAAAATGGATCAAGTGTCAGATTATGCCAATAGGAGAGGAATTACGGATGAAGAGGCTGCTAAATGGTTAGGCCCGAATTTGGCTATTGAATAA
- the cobA gene encoding uroporphyrinogen-III C-methyltransferase, with protein MQNRKPKLTVLGAGPGDPDLLTIKGAMALADADVVLYDALIDTSLLSYATKADKIFVGKRKGCYVYAQEQINELIVSQALLKGHVVRLKGGDPFVFGRGAEEMEYAALKGLETVYIPGISAALAVSGCQNIPMTKRGSSESFWVITGTNREHQPSKDLILAAQSSATVVILMGMGKLKEIVRVFRRFGRHSTPVAIIQDGTTIHEKIGVGTVDSILAVVEREKLSNPAIIVIGSVVSHRDILIQLRVNQQIQMAN; from the coding sequence ATGCAAAATAGAAAGCCCAAACTTACGGTGTTGGGAGCTGGACCTGGAGATCCGGATTTACTAACAATTAAAGGTGCAATGGCCCTAGCTGATGCCGATGTGGTCCTATATGATGCTTTGATAGATACTTCTTTGTTGTCATATGCAACAAAGGCTGACAAAATATTTGTCGGAAAGAGAAAGGGTTGTTATGTGTATGCACAAGAACAGATAAATGAATTGATTGTTAGTCAAGCTTTATTGAAAGGTCATGTGGTACGTTTAAAGGGAGGAGATCCTTTTGTATTTGGGAGAGGCGCAGAGGAAATGGAATATGCAGCATTGAAAGGACTTGAAACAGTTTACATTCCAGGTATATCTGCAGCTTTAGCTGTATCTGGATGTCAAAACATCCCTATGACCAAAAGAGGAAGTTCGGAAAGTTTTTGGGTGATAACAGGAACAAATAGAGAACACCAACCATCAAAGGATTTGATATTGGCTGCGCAATCCTCAGCTACTGTAGTAATCCTAATGGGAATGGGTAAGTTGAAAGAAATTGTTAGAGTTTTTCGGAGATTTGGAAGACATAGTACTCCTGTCGCCATTATTCAAGATGGTACTACAATTCATGAAAAGATAGGAGTTGGAACAGTAGATTCAATACTGGCAGTTGTGGAAAGAGAAAAATTATCCAATCCAGCTATTATAGTGATCGGATCAGTAGTCTCTCATAGAGATATTTTGATTCAACTGAGAGTAAATCAACAAATTCAAATGGCAAATTAA
- a CDS encoding homocysteine S-methyltransferase family protein: MSIETRTTGKITINKLLQERILVLDGAMGTMLQRYKFTEEDFRGERFKDFPHPLKGNNDLLSLTQPQAIGDIHRKYLEAGADIVETNTFSSTTIGMADYHMESLVYELNFESARIAREIADEFTASNPDKPRFVAGSIGPTNRTASMSPDVNDPGFRAVTFEDLRVAYRQQVEALLDGGADILLVETVFDTLNAKAAIYAIEEVKEERGIEVPIMVSGTITDASGRTLSGQTVEAFLISISHIPLLSIGFNCALGANMLKPYLKRLANDTQFYVSAHPNAGLPNAFGEYDETPEEMSAQIKEYLDENMINIIGGCCGTNPDHIRLIAELAATYTPRKL, translated from the coding sequence ATGAGTATAGAAACTAGGACAACAGGAAAAATAACTATTAATAAATTACTTCAAGAGCGAATATTAGTGTTAGATGGTGCTATGGGAACCATGTTACAACGCTATAAGTTTACTGAAGAGGACTTTAGGGGAGAACGTTTTAAGGATTTTCCTCATCCGCTGAAAGGAAACAATGATTTGCTCTCACTCACTCAGCCCCAAGCAATTGGAGATATTCATAGAAAATATCTTGAGGCAGGAGCAGATATTGTAGAGACAAATACATTTTCTTCTACCACTATTGGAATGGCTGATTATCATATGGAGTCTTTAGTGTATGAACTAAATTTTGAGTCTGCTAGAATTGCAAGAGAGATTGCTGATGAATTTACGGCAAGTAATCCTGATAAGCCTCGTTTTGTGGCAGGATCTATAGGGCCTACTAATCGTACTGCGAGTATGAGTCCAGATGTCAATGACCCTGGATTTAGAGCTGTAACTTTTGAAGATTTAAGAGTCGCTTATCGACAGCAGGTTGAAGCATTGCTTGATGGTGGGGCTGATATTTTATTAGTTGAAACTGTTTTTGATACATTAAATGCAAAGGCTGCTATTTATGCAATTGAGGAGGTCAAAGAAGAGCGAGGTATTGAAGTGCCAATAATGGTGAGTGGTACAATTACAGACGCTTCTGGCCGAACACTGTCAGGGCAAACTGTAGAAGCCTTTCTAATTTCTATTTCACATATTCCGCTATTAAGTATAGGGTTTAACTGTGCTTTGGGGGCAAATATGTTAAAACCATATTTGAAACGTTTGGCAAATGATACGCAGTTTTATGTGTCTGCTCATCCAAATGCTGGACTTCCTAATGCCTTTGGGGAATATGATGAGACACCTGAAGAAATGAGTGCTCAGATTAAGGAATATTTGGATGAAAACATGATCAATATAATTGGAGGATGCTGTGGGACCAATCCTGATCATATCAGGTTAATAGCTGAATTGGCAGCCACCTATACTCCAAGAAAATTATAA
- a CDS encoding head GIN domain-containing protein has translation MKNIKALLVCLLIMVSCNTESVNDCFQTAGHIIQQEVPVSDFTSIRVNKNVTLIVRQGSENKVVVETGKNLLNDVEVLVENGELILNDFNDCNFVREYGTTKIYVTASNITKIHNASQFDVHSEGVLAYPLLELLSTGGYETLRIAGFQMQVDTGKLSLLFNKYAFARISGKTNELSLTFTISDGRFEGADLIAQHVKVAHRSSNDMIVHPVQSLKGYIRSTGDVIAVNRPPVVEVEEAYTGRLIFRD, from the coding sequence ATGAAAAATATAAAAGCATTATTGGTGTGTCTTTTAATAATGGTAAGTTGTAATACTGAATCGGTAAATGATTGTTTTCAAACTGCAGGACATATCATTCAACAGGAGGTTCCTGTTTCTGATTTTACATCTATTCGAGTGAATAAGAATGTTACACTTATTGTGCGTCAAGGTTCTGAGAATAAGGTAGTAGTAGAAACTGGTAAAAACCTTTTAAATGATGTGGAGGTTCTAGTAGAAAATGGAGAATTGATTCTTAATGATTTTAATGATTGCAATTTTGTGAGAGAATATGGAACCACAAAAATCTACGTTACTGCATCTAATATTACCAAAATACACAACGCTTCTCAATTTGATGTACATTCTGAGGGGGTATTGGCATATCCTTTGTTGGAGTTATTGTCAACAGGAGGATATGAAACATTACGTATTGCAGGATTTCAGATGCAAGTGGATACAGGTAAATTGTCACTCCTGTTTAATAAATATGCATTCGCTAGAATATCAGGAAAAACGAATGAATTGTCGTTAACCTTTACCATTAGTGATGGAAGATTTGAAGGGGCGGATCTTATTGCTCAGCATGTCAAAGTAGCTCATCGTAGTAGTAATGATATGATTGTTCATCCGGTACAAAGTCTAAAAGGTTATATTAGGAGCACAGGTGATGTAATAGCCGTTAATAGACCTCCAGTAGTAGAAGTAGAAGAAGCTTATACAGGACGTTTAATTTTTAGAGATTAA
- a CDS encoding serine hydrolase domain-containing protein — MNRKYSLLVFGFLAFIQSLFGQKEYDVFLEKPKVTSFKEAKVEAEKIIISMLDSQVIPGMSLTISKAGTTIWQQGYGLSDIETKEPIDAKHTLFRIASVSKSLSAVGLGKMMEMNLVNINESIHEYVPYFPRKNYDFTLKQLGGHLAGIRNYKGSEFMNNKPLSIREGVALFEDDSLLFQPGTKFSYNSYNWNLLSLAMQEASGISHEEFMKLNVLEPLGMYNTYPDKADSTLHTAVFYTRTGKKGFRIARPVHNYYKLAGGGYLSTSDDIAKLGNALLAGNFLSKEIQEDLLTSQQINGEDTGYGIGFQSSEDWNLRPYYGHVGNGIGGYAYFFVYPEEELVFALLLNVTNPNVDIQLNRIIDYVIEGAKFLPGTKNSEKENTLNNVRRK, encoded by the coding sequence ATGAACAGAAAATACTCTTTGCTAGTGTTTGGATTTTTAGCATTTATTCAGTCTTTATTTGGACAAAAGGAATATGATGTTTTTCTAGAAAAGCCTAAGGTGACTTCTTTTAAGGAGGCGAAAGTTGAGGCAGAAAAAATCATCATATCTATGCTGGATAGTCAAGTTATCCCAGGGATGTCTTTGACAATTTCAAAAGCAGGAACAACTATTTGGCAACAGGGATATGGTTTGTCTGATATAGAAACAAAGGAGCCAATTGATGCAAAACACACCCTTTTTAGGATTGCTAGTGTTTCTAAATCTTTATCTGCAGTAGGTTTAGGTAAAATGATGGAAATGAATCTTGTTAATATCAATGAATCCATACATGAATATGTACCTTATTTTCCAAGAAAGAATTATGATTTTACATTGAAACAACTTGGAGGGCATTTAGCGGGGATTCGTAATTATAAAGGGAGTGAGTTTATGAATAATAAACCTCTTTCTATACGGGAAGGAGTGGCATTATTCGAAGATGATTCGTTATTATTTCAACCCGGCACTAAATTCTCTTATAATAGTTATAATTGGAATTTACTTTCATTGGCCATGCAAGAAGCTAGTGGTATTTCACATGAAGAATTTATGAAGCTTAATGTTCTTGAACCATTAGGTATGTATAATACATATCCTGATAAGGCTGATTCTACGTTGCATACGGCTGTTTTTTATACCCGTACAGGAAAGAAGGGGTTCCGTATAGCAAGACCGGTGCATAATTATTATAAATTGGCTGGCGGAGGGTATCTTTCTACCTCGGATGATATTGCCAAATTGGGGAATGCTTTATTAGCCGGCAATTTTTTATCAAAAGAGATTCAAGAAGATCTCCTTACATCTCAGCAGATAAATGGAGAAGATACGGGGTATGGAATAGGGTTTCAGTCAAGTGAGGACTGGAATTTAAGACCATATTATGGTCATGTTGGTAATGGAATAGGTGGGTATGCTTATTTTTTTGTGTATCCAGAAGAGGAGTTGGTATTTGCCCTATTGCTTAATGTGACAAATCCTAATGTTGACATCCAACTAAATCGAATTATAGATTATGTAATAGAGGGCGCCAAGTTCCTACCTGGCACTAAGAATTCTGAAAAGGAGAATACTTTAAATAATGTAAGAAGGAAGTAA
- the metF gene encoding methylenetetrahydrofolate reductase [NAD(P)H], producing MKVTDHIGKAKGETLFSFEIIPPQKGKSIKELYDNIDPLMEFKPPFIDVTTSREEYIYLDKGGLLDKKLTRMRPGTVGICASIKHKYNVDAIPHVLCGGFTKEETEYMLVDCHYLGIDNVMALRGDAMKEERYFEPTIGGHAFATELVSQIADLNKGKYLHDVIETDNYSNFCIGVAGYPEKHMEAPSLQSDLRRLKEKVDAGAHYVVTQMFFDNNRFFEFVEKAREIGITVPIIPGIKPIAVKKHLQLLPQVFKIDLPEILVHEVEKCKTNSEVRQVGVEWAIKQSKELKEAGVPVLHYYSMGKSENIRSIAQAVF from the coding sequence ATGAAAGTTACTGATCACATTGGGAAAGCAAAAGGAGAGACATTATTTTCATTTGAGATTATTCCTCCACAAAAGGGGAAAAGTATTAAAGAATTATATGATAATATAGATCCTTTGATGGAATTTAAACCTCCCTTTATTGATGTTACTACTTCACGTGAAGAGTACATTTATCTTGATAAAGGGGGATTGCTGGATAAAAAGTTGACACGTATGCGTCCGGGTACTGTGGGTATTTGTGCTTCAATTAAGCACAAATACAACGTAGATGCCATACCTCATGTTTTATGTGGAGGATTTACAAAAGAAGAGACAGAATATATGCTGGTTGATTGTCATTATCTAGGAATTGACAACGTTATGGCATTACGAGGTGATGCAATGAAGGAGGAGCGATATTTTGAACCCACAATAGGAGGGCATGCCTTTGCTACTGAACTTGTAAGTCAAATTGCAGACCTGAATAAAGGTAAGTATCTTCATGATGTTATAGAAACTGATAACTATTCTAATTTTTGTATAGGTGTTGCCGGTTACCCTGAAAAACACATGGAGGCCCCTTCTTTGCAAAGTGATTTACGAAGGTTAAAAGAAAAGGTTGACGCAGGAGCACATTACGTTGTGACACAGATGTTTTTTGATAATAATCGATTTTTTGAGTTTGTTGAAAAGGCAAGGGAGATAGGTATTACTGTCCCCATTATTCCCGGGATTAAACCTATAGCTGTGAAAAAACATTTACAATTACTGCCTCAGGTCTTTAAAATAGATTTGCCTGAAATTTTGGTGCATGAAGTTGAGAAATGTAAAACCAATTCAGAGGTACGACAAGTAGGAGTAGAATGGGCTATTAAGCAGTCTAAAGAACTTAAAGAAGCAGGAGTTCCTGTGCTGCATTATTATTCTATGGGTAAGTCAGAAAACATTAGATCTATAGCACAGGCAGTATTCTAA
- a CDS encoding NAD(P)/FAD-dependent oxidoreductase: MIKTDILIIGAGPTGLFTVFEAGLLKLKCHLIDALPQPGGQCAELYPKKPIYDIPGFPEVLAGDLVSNLLEQIRPFKPGFTLAERAETIEKQLDGSFVVTTNKGTRHQAPVVAIAGGLGSFEPRKPTIDGIVEFEEKGVDYFVKNPEHYRDKKIIIAGGGDSALDWTIFLADVASQVTLVHRRNEFRGALDSVEKVAELTQRGKVNLLTEAEVTDLFGEQQLQAVRITKNNGDQQTLETDYFIPLFGLSPKLGPIGDWGLEIEKNAIKVDNTLDYQTNIPGIYAIGDVNTYPGKLKLILCGFHEAALMCQSAYQRINPDKKFVLKYTTVGGIQGFDGTTKVAKKEVIKSIL, from the coding sequence ATGATAAAAACAGATATTCTAATTATAGGCGCTGGTCCTACAGGCCTGTTTACCGTTTTTGAAGCAGGCTTACTCAAGCTAAAATGTCATCTTATTGATGCATTACCACAGCCTGGTGGACAATGTGCTGAGCTTTATCCTAAGAAACCAATTTATGATATTCCAGGATTTCCTGAAGTATTGGCTGGAGACCTTGTAAGTAATCTTTTAGAACAGATTAGGCCATTTAAACCTGGTTTCACTTTGGCGGAACGTGCCGAAACCATAGAGAAACAATTAGATGGAAGTTTCGTAGTAACCACAAATAAAGGTACCAGACATCAAGCTCCGGTTGTTGCTATTGCAGGGGGGCTAGGAAGTTTTGAGCCACGTAAACCTACAATAGATGGGATTGTTGAGTTTGAGGAAAAAGGGGTTGATTATTTTGTGAAAAATCCTGAACACTATAGAGACAAGAAAATTATTATTGCTGGAGGAGGTGATTCAGCTTTAGATTGGACTATTTTTCTAGCTGATGTAGCTTCACAGGTTACTCTAGTACATCGTAGGAATGAATTTAGGGGAGCTTTAGATTCTGTGGAAAAGGTTGCTGAGCTTACTCAAAGGGGAAAAGTGAATCTATTAACAGAAGCTGAAGTTACGGATCTGTTTGGAGAACAGCAATTGCAAGCGGTTCGAATTACTAAAAATAATGGAGATCAACAAACTTTGGAAACGGATTATTTTATCCCACTTTTTGGTCTATCTCCTAAACTGGGGCCTATCGGGGATTGGGGATTGGAAATTGAGAAGAATGCCATTAAGGTTGATAACACATTGGACTATCAAACAAATATTCCAGGAATATATGCCATTGGGGATGTAAATACTTATCCAGGAAAATTAAAACTCATTTTGTGTGGTTTTCATGAGGCAGCCCTTATGTGTCAAAGTGCATATCAACGAATTAATCCTGATAAAAAGTTTGTATTAAAATATACAACAGTGGGAGGTATTCAAGGCTTTGATGGGACAACTAAAGTAGCTAAAAAAGAAGTTATAAAAAGTATCCTTTAG
- a CDS encoding acyloxyacyl hydrolase, with the protein MKRILFACFNFLIVCVFSQEKTHTSNIEVSNFYGNIAEHSISISHLITSHPYGSIVSWNKQTYGYEDWEQYYGYPEYGGTFIFQDMRNGFLGKNIGLYGHYNFYFLKRNVMLRIGQGVAYNTNPYDKEDNQRNQVYGSRLLSSTFVMMNYKRENIIDRLGLQVGVSMIHYSNANVKAPNGSTNTMALNFGVNYNIESEKPTYQRTVSFEKYTEPIKLNLAFRSGVNESDVIGSGQHPFYVFSAYADKRLSKKSALQIGVDAFFSNFLIDFIRHRNIAYPSPKYDGTEDYRRVGAFLGHELFINRLSFETQLGYYLFNESKFETMHYFRGGLKYYITPKIFASATLKSHAARAEAVEVGVGVRL; encoded by the coding sequence ATGAAAAGAATACTATTTGCCTGTTTCAATTTTTTGATAGTATGTGTCTTTTCTCAAGAAAAGACACATACTTCTAATATCGAAGTTTCCAATTTTTATGGAAACATTGCTGAACATTCCATTTCGATTTCTCACTTAATAACAAGCCACCCTTATGGCTCTATTGTTAGTTGGAATAAACAAACATATGGCTATGAGGATTGGGAACAGTATTATGGTTACCCTGAGTATGGAGGTACATTCATCTTTCAGGATATGCGTAATGGCTTTCTAGGTAAAAATATTGGTCTATATGGACATTATAATTTTTACTTTTTGAAAAGAAACGTAATGCTTCGTATTGGTCAAGGTGTGGCTTATAATACGAATCCTTATGATAAAGAAGATAACCAACGTAATCAGGTATACGGGAGTAGACTTTTAAGTTCCACTTTTGTGATGATGAATTATAAAAGAGAAAATATAATAGACCGATTAGGACTGCAAGTAGGTGTCTCAATGATTCATTATTCTAACGCCAATGTTAAGGCCCCAAATGGGAGTACCAATACGATGGCTTTAAATTTTGGTGTCAATTATAACATAGAATCTGAAAAGCCGACGTATCAAAGGACGGTTAGTTTTGAGAAATATACAGAGCCGATAAAGTTAAATTTAGCTTTTAGAAGTGGGGTAAATGAAAGTGATGTGATAGGAAGTGGACAACACCCATTTTATGTTTTCTCAGCCTATGCAGATAAGCGACTAAGCAAAAAGAGTGCTCTTCAAATAGGGGTTGATGCATTTTTTTCAAATTTTTTGATAGATTTTATTCGACATAGGAATATCGCATATCCTTCTCCAAAATATGATGGAACTGAAGATTATCGTCGTGTTGGAGCCTTTTTGGGGCACGAACTTTTTATAAACAGGCTGTCGTTTGAAACTCAATTAGGTTATTATTTATTTAATGAATCTAAGTTTGAAACTATGCATTATTTTAGAGGGGGACTGAAGTATTACATAACTCCAAAGATTTTTGCATCGGCCACTCTAAAATCTCATGCTGCTAGGGCCGAGGCTGTTGAGGTCGGTGTTGGAGTACGCTTGTAA
- a CDS encoding precorrin-2 dehydrogenase/sirohydrochlorin ferrochelatase family protein has protein sequence MENKQNGLYPIFLKVKKLKILIVGGGNVALEKLQFLLKSSPESQVKVVALDFKDEIKLLSKDKNVTLITKAYDVSDIMDVHLVIVATNMECVNKSVYFHCKSHNILVNLADNPSYCDFYMGGIVTKGNVKIAISTNGKSPTTAKRLRQFFEEFLPDEIDELVENLNDYRSSLKDSFHQKVVHLNALTKSLITK, from the coding sequence ATGGAAAATAAACAGAATGGATTATATCCCATTTTTCTCAAGGTAAAGAAGTTGAAGATACTCATTGTAGGTGGTGGTAATGTGGCCTTAGAAAAGTTGCAATTTTTATTGAAATCAAGTCCAGAATCCCAGGTCAAAGTTGTCGCTCTAGATTTTAAGGATGAAATTAAATTATTGTCTAAAGACAAAAATGTGACACTTATCACGAAGGCCTACGATGTTTCAGATATTATGGATGTTCATTTGGTGATAGTGGCTACCAATATGGAATGTGTTAATAAAAGCGTGTATTTTCATTGTAAATCCCATAATATTTTAGTCAATCTTGCAGATAATCCTTCCTATTGCGATTTTTATATGGGAGGAATTGTTACCAAAGGAAACGTTAAGATTGCAATATCTACCAACGGTAAATCCCCGACAACTGCTAAGCGATTACGACAATTTTTTGAAGAATTTTTACCAGATGAAATAGACGAGTTGGTAGAAAATCTTAATGATTATCGAAGTAGTTTAAAAGATAGTTTTCATCAAAAAGTTGTTCACCTTAATGCATTAACAAAAAGTTTAATTACTAAATAG